The Eurosta solidaginis isolate ZX-2024a chromosome 4, ASM4086904v1, whole genome shotgun sequence genome includes a window with the following:
- the gd gene encoding serine protease gd gives MHFHITTAIIIILQHINRIFTQGIPISPCPKVFQYRFDGTDWFGLLSVRNPNPSVALQIKVTLSMRGKPTTNYLGEIELLSRGQIQIDAPVVYKIKFPKTHFPPKLLQVTANNGIICVGQADQGIFLTQIQLEHTRKFTFIDDDEPSGILPEHTSFPATLKAGGEDVGETDFSSSIDTKFTAVQMPVRKVEIKHKPQALQDICGKIDKHLRSRKSSSQLTASVPTNAKASELHSREHTADGKIHIFASSAGDTRTKINDSDSQRTASPPPLTFIDKQSVLLSNTQNSTHFIDLKNSANSLPVSTLTRGSWPWLAAIYVNNMTSLAYQCAGTLVSTRVIISSAHCFHMHKQHYTANDVLAFLGRHNLRNWNEEHSVAAPVNDIFIHPDYDALLGTYDADIAIVVLKHQIRFNSYIRPACLWSGDTQLEYVVGERGFIVGWDLSHANSQSFMAAHRFTTAAGPRLINAPIVSNEVCFAANPQLHSLTSNRTFCAGMMLSANPPRDRLTLKSTGKTMLNGPCTGNSGAGLLLLRNKQWILRGTLSATLPSKQKKCISNQYVIYADVAKFLDWIIAFII, from the exons ATGCACTTTCACATCACCACCGCAATCATTATTATATTGCAGCATATTAATCGTATTTTCACACAAGGCATACCCATAAGTCCTTGTCCGAAGGTGTTTCAGTATCGTTTCGACGGCACTGACTGGTTCGGTTTGCTATCCGTACGTAATCCAAATCCTAGCGTAGCACTACAAATCAAAGTTACGCTCTCCATGCGCGGCAAACCTACGACG AATTATCTTGGTGAAATTGAATTATTATCGCGTGGTCAAATACAAATTGATGCACCGGTCGTCTACAAAATCAAATTCCCTAAAACTCATTTTCCACCCAAATTGCTGCAAGTGACTGCCAACAACGGAATTATTTGTGTGGGTCAAGCAG ATCAAGGCATATTCTTGACACAAATTCAGCTGGAACATACTAGAAAATTTACATTCATCGATGATGATGAGCCGTCAGGCATACTTCCGGAACACACATCATTTCCCGCTACACTAAAAGCTGGTGGTGAGGATGTTGGTGAAACCGACTTTTCGTCGTCGATCGATACAAAATTTACTGCAGTGCAAATGCCAGTTAGAAAAGTGGAAAT TAAACACAAACCTCAAGCGCTACAGGACATTTGCGGCAAAATAGACAAACACCTACGTTCACGAAAATCATCGTCACAGCTAACCGCTTCAGTGCCAACAAATGCCAAAGCATCAGAGCTACATAGTAGAGAACATACAGCAGATGGCAAAATCCATATATTCGCCTCATCCGCAGGCGACACACGCACCAAAATCAATGACAGCGACAGTCAACGCACCGCTAGCCCACCACCGCTTACATTCATTGACAAGCAATCTGTGCTCTTATCAAATACCCAAAATAGCACACATTTCATTGACTTGAAAAACTCAGCGAACTCCTTACCAGTAAGCACGCTTACGCGTGGCTCATGGCCGTGGTTGGCCGCTATATACGTGAACAATATGACATCACTGGCTTATCAGTGTGCTGGCACTTTGGTGTCCACACGTGTAATAATAAGTTCGGCACATTGTTTTCACATGCACAAACAACACTACACAGCTAACGATGTACTGGCTTTTCTGGGACGACATAATTTACGAAATTGGAATGAGGAACACTCGGTGGCAGCGCCGGTCAATGACATTTTCATACATCCTGACTACGATGCGTTGCTTGGCACCTACGATGCTGACATAGCGATAGTGGTGTTGAAACATCAAATACG CTTTAACTCGTACATACGTCCCGCCTGTTTATGGAGTGGTGATACTCAACTCGAATATGTAGTCGGCGAACGTGGCTTTATTGTTGGATGGGATCTTTCGCATGCAAACAGCCAAAGTTTTATGGCAGCGCATAGATTCACTACTGCGGCAGGGCCACGCCTCATCAATGCACCAATTGTTTCGAACGAAGTGTGCTTTGCCGCAAATCCACAACTGCATAGTCTTACCTCTAATCGTACTTTTTGTGCTGGCATGATGTTATCCGCTAATCCACCACGTGATCGTTTGACTTTAAAATCAACTGGAAAAACAATGCTAAATGGTCCTTGCACTGGCAATTCAGGCGCTGGATTGTTGTTGCTGCGAAATAAGCAATGGATATTGCGTGGAACTCTCTCAGCCACGCTGCCTTCTAAGCAGAAGAAATGTATTAGTAATCAATATGTCATTTATGCAGATGTGGCAAAATTTCTGGACTGGATTATAGCATTCATCATTTAG
- the LOC137248737 gene encoding uncharacterized protein has protein sequence MAKYILSVDGGGIRGIIPAMILAEIEKRAKKPISQIFDLVAGTSTGGIVVAGLCKKDRRGNPQYSANDLVELYKEDGPHIFKSSFFRRKILSWFSGTQYPYENIEFILEKYFGDDILKNTLNNVLIPSYDIHNNCPFFFKSWKEDRNFIKLKDALRATTAAPTYFEPKHLNVKQEKRVLVDGGVFAHNPAACAYANSKQLFPNAQIVLLSIGTGRLSNPIKHEELGKIGWVKTLLNVMFASSLDVVNYQLDKIMDDRYIRIQSQLTIASTEMDNVTSRNIKSLQLEANAAIEDNQEVIDGFVKYQAR, from the coding sequence atggCAAAATACATCCTTTCAGTAGACGGCGGAGGCATAAGAGGCATCATACCAGCGATGATATTAGCAGAAATAGAAAAGAGAGCAAAAAAacctatttctcaaatttttgatCTAGTGGCTGGTACTTCGACAGGTGGTATTGTTGTTGCTGGATTATGTAAAAAAGATAGGCGAGGAAATCCTCAATACTCTGCAAATGACTTAGTTGAACTCTATAAGGAAGATGGGCCACATATCTTCAAGTCTTCATTTTTTAGGCGAAAAATACTATCGTGGTTTAGCGGTACACAATACCCATACGAAAACATCGAGTTTATATTAGAGAAGTATTTTGGTGACGATATTCTAAAAAACACTTTAAATAACGTGTTGATTCCAAGTTATGATATTCACAATAACTGtccattttttttcaaaagctgGAAAGAAGACAGGAATTTTATCAAGTTGAAAGATGCACTCAGAGCCACAACAGCAGCACCAACATACTTCGAACCTAAGCACTTAAATGTTAAGCAAGAGAAAAGAGTGTTAGTGGATGGAGGAGTGTTTGCGCATAACCCAGCGGCTTGTGCGTATGCAAATAGCAAACAACTTTTCCCTAATGCACAAATAGTGCTGCTGTCCATTGGCACTGGTCGACTATCTAATCCCATAAAGCATGAAGAACTGGGAAAAATAGGATGGGTAAAGACTCTTTTAAATGTGATGTTTGCGTCCAGCCTTGATGTGGTGAATTACCAACTAGATAAAATAATGGACGACAGATATATAAGAATACAATCACAACTGACAATAGCATCGACTGAGATGGATAATGTAACATCTAGAAATATTAAAAGTCTTCAGCTAGAAGCAAATGCGGCGATAGAGGACAACCAGGAAGTAATAGATGGATTTGTGAAATACCAAGCAAGATAA